The DNA region TCAGCAAAAAAATTGTTGCCCATTTTATTACGAAGTCTGGTCTTCATTATCTTCTTTACCGAAAAATCTCTTTTCGTGGTAGCAGTGAAAACAGGAAGAATATAATCAATCATATTAATTTATCATCCAAAAAAATTATCTTTGCATCTACTCTTTCCACCAAATGTTGGCAAAATTCTGATAAAGACGAAAATGTACCCAAGTTGCTTtcttcttgttttgttttttagttgttaaatgataatttcattcctaagttatacaaaaaaaattttgccGAAAATCTTGGAGGGGCAAAGCCCCTACCCGTCCCTTAGAAATTCTGCCACTGGATTATAGACTATTTGtaagagagaaaattaaaattttaatagtgGGTCTCTTTAAGAcgttttttaaaattcaatgcctacttactgtattcttaatatctacttacatcatttttaatatctatttacatcatccttaatacTTATTTACTGTATTTTTTATCTAATACTTAGAAATGTTCATATTTTCTAAAAAGTTCAAAAGTTTCATACTAATTAATATCAACCTAACAAACTTTAAACATACTATTAATTTCTTGAATATAATGTGATGTCGTGCAACAATCTAACTCAAGACAAAATACTACATTTATCTTATCCTTAATTTTAAGTTAAAAGCaatgtacatacatacataaagaTATCAAATGTGGAACCCATATTGACAAATGACACAACAAACAAAATATTGTGGTGCTCACCTAATAAATCATCTTCATTCATGACATTAAATTTAGCATcttcttgtttttatttatttgccCATTCTACATTTTGTGAATCACAACATCACAACCAAtgaaaatatcataaaaatgCAAAGTATTTAGACTCACATCAAAGACTCCAATATTTTCGAAAACTAAGCTTCTTTGAATCCTTCAAGATTTGtattctaaattaattaattttctcgttttatcaaaaacaaaattaatattttttcggatttaatttaaaataattatacaaaGGCGCTACATTACTTACTAAAAAGAATtagagaaaaatgaaaatttgcaACCTAATTCTTTTTTAAGTTATCAAAATACCCTTGATAAGTTGTAAGTTGGTctaaaaatttgtaatttccATTTACATTGAgatttcatttgactatatagaatattttagacctcaatcatcaatttaaaattttaattaagacttagaatatactatatactctaataaagctctgataccatgtcaagaaatcaattcaattaaaaatttaagcttATAATTAAGACCCAAGATATACTATACATACTAACAACTAACAGATTTGAAGGAGTACTGAATACCCCTGTTTGGGAAGGATTGTCTGGTTTACTTAATACGGAAATTGTACCGAGGGATGAACGTAAGGTAGGGGCAAACTATCACTCTTTAATTTCCTGTTACATTAATAAATACTAGTGGTCCCGACCTTAAcccattttcatttctaatcttCTCTTCCTAATCAAGACAAATTCTCATCTTGTGGTATTCTCTCCTTTTATAATTTCTaactttaaatgttattatactAACTCCCAACTATCTATCTATATAATCTATTTCTTACTTGTATAATAATATTGCTAGATtatgaaaattaagttttttaatatattgaagCAAATATCACCGTGAATGGGTAAAGTATTGAGTtcaattctctttttttttgacgttataaataaattgtattttgttaaattacAAAAGCGTACTTACATTTTTGAACCAATAGTCAAACATGTTCCTGCACATCTATTACTAGTACTAAGTATGAACTAACCTTAGTCCTTTGTAGTACAATTTTGGAAAATGGGGTTTTTGGCAATTGACTGTTGGCAGTTGGCTTTTTAATTGGCTTGTTTGTTCAGCTGAAAACGTTggctgtttttgttggcttttaaattTGGCTGAAAAAGTCAGCTGTTTGTggagatatttggtaaaaagCTAGCTAGAGcagttttttcattttagctTAAAAGCTACTTTTCAGCTGCTTtgaaagtcatttaccaaacactttttttagCTGTTTGACTAACCAAAAAGCCAAACCATGTACCAAACACCCCCAATGTGATGATTCTTATAGGCAGTTGGTAATTAGCAATACACGCGGTAATAAAAATGTATTAcagttaatttttaaatatactgATATCACTAtcaagtgcaattatttgcacttatttatatcattttatacttcTTAATAATGGTCGTTGTTGataatttcgtgcttattttgaaaatttacgcTACATTACACATTTTGATTATTCATGTTAATTTcgagtggttttgattgttttaagtataattcttatggttttaatgatgacaaAGTTCACTAAGAAGATTTTAACTCGGGCAAAGAtatctacaaagaaaatgagcaaaagagtgTTTacaatgcaaaagttttgaggtgaaatttaatatatgtctactcttttgatcataacttttgataggaagatcgcattaatgcaaggtttgcggcattgaaaactagacttcaagagctttccaacggtatattatatgcccaattccaaAAACGAGCAAAAAATGACGATCATTTGAAGTTTGCTAAAACTGTCGGTCAAAAACGCCGATTCGTCTTCGTGGTCGTGGAAGAGGCCGCCAACTAGGCTTTTTCTTCTGGAATCCGTGCAGCccatttttcaatactttaattttgtattattttattttatccttaTATTTAATTAACTTCTTAGGGTTTATTTAATGGTTAATAAGGGGCAATTAGATTAAACCTCCTTCGAGGAGGAGCACAAGGAGGGAGACTAAaaccctcttcttcttcttcctccttcatctTCCTCCATAGATCTCCATTTTTAATACTTGTAAGCTTTTAAATTTCTTGTCTTTAATTTACTTTCTTATTAGAAGTTTaatctttctttatcaaatttgtattagtttaatctttcCTTGTCAAATAGAAATTGTCATTTATTAAACGTAGTATTGTTCTTCATATTCTTATCTCTTGGATCTTTAATTGTATGTCTCatagtttaattattgttttaccTTGCGaatttcattatcatcatctttTATCATGCTTAGGTTCATTCTAgggtttttatttattgtttccaCCATAAATAATGAGTAAATCCATTTTCTAGGATTAGAGTTTGAACCTACaattcaagtatgatttgataattaaaagtgtctatgaaattaggattaaagtggttacttgtgctaataaccctaaattaaattttgtcggactagtcaatagaactagcgtgtgagatattgttttagggtaaattttagttaaattcttattaattcgttctataaaactagcgtgtgagaattgaattagtagggTTTAAATCTATTAGTTAATCAACAaagcgagagtttgagattaacacgATGATATTTAATCACGTAATTAATCCAACATTTCATAAACACTAATAAGAGTTTGATCATACAATTCCCGACACGCTAGATCTTTTATCATATAGTTTCAATCCATATTTCTTATTACATTTATAGTTTGTTAGAAAACAATCAACTAAACATTTTTCACTTCGAGCAATATAATTAATCgaaattagcaagtttcttATCCTAACTTCCTTGTGTTTGACCCACGACTACACATATACCGTGCGCtagtaattaaataaaatttgcacatcaatcACTTTGTAATACTAATTTTAGTACAATAGTACTGGTAATTCTCATTCTTCAACATgtgcttttttataattttatattcatttatattttctatAGCGGGATATAACGAGTATGGGATGATAAATGATTTCTCGATATTCTTAAAGGATTGAATGTCTAATATTAATCTGCAAAATATTAGTACAGTTGGCATGATTAGAGCTTTGTTAGAGACTGGGATTCTTGTAGGGACAAGTGAGAGGATGGTTACTCCACCTAACTAGTAACTGCTTGTGTAGCACATTGGATTATTAGGATACAATTACAATACATGCGGCATGCCCCCCAAATACCATTAGATCCCTACTTCCAACTAATATCACCTTCTAATATACCCCCCATTCACTATTCATTTTTCGGCTAATTCCTATTTCCTTCCATTAATTGAACccaatagtgcaaaaataaaaaCTGCATCATCGTATCGCGATCttattataaaggttttttaaCTTATCAGTAGTGAAATATAGGCCACACTGATTACTAAATAGTTCTTATTGGCCGTAAAATCCATTCTACGACCGTATCAAAATTGTATTTTTACTATGATTGAACCTCAAGTGCAAAACTATTGCTAACACATAAGAAAAAGATAAACGTTTTTATCATATCTGGTATATTCTGATCGGAAACGATAAGTTTGAGATTAATGAAAATATGAAAGAGGAAGACTAACGTACCTGTTGCCATCTCCAAGGATTGAAGACTTGAGGGTTTGGATAAAGGGTTGGATCCAAATGCACGGCTGCTAATACCGGCAGTACTTTCCATCCACTTGGAATGTCGTAACCTTTACaacattttacataaatttatatCAATTCTACTACCTTTTTTAATCTCTTCCAACAACTTGATTTAAACCAAGTATTTTTCAAACGTGTCAACTTTCCCACGGCAAACCTCCCCTGTATTGCCCATAAATTATATAAAGATATGAAGTATTTActatttatcatcaaaagaaaataagtgttatttcaaattaaatgtggatattgataataattaaagatattaattgaATTACGTAGATTAAATTAACAaagatttaaatatatatatatatatatatatatatatatatatatatatatatatgtttagaAATTTCTCAAAAAGCTAATCATAGGTTCTTCTCTCCAACGGAACAACAGGGCTGTGAGTTTTAAAAAGTGTTGGACCATCgtctaaaattaataaataagcaaaatgaatgaatcgaatcaaaatagaaaatagtATCAAATGTTTgccctattttctttttcattcgtctcattaaatttatttaattttttaattataatgataaccCCGCGAATTAATATTGAAGCAAAATCAATAAGAAAAAGACAGTAGGAGGTcgtaaatgaatttgaaataagtCTGACAAAGTTACCTTTATACCGAACGTCTTTAAGAGCCTTCCTATGTAGAAACCTTACTACGTTTCCCAACCTCATTGTTTCGCTAATCACCTTCATAAGTACAACAATTCATATTAGTTTACTATTTTTGATTGGCATTTGTTGGTATCGATCAGtattgtttactttatatttttcatgAGTATAAAACATTAATCTCAGAAAAAATGATTATAAAACTTTGTaaactaatattaatttttagaattttcgattatttacaattaaaaatattaaatattaacataataGGATAATTAATGCGAAACAATTTAAAGCCTAATTTATGATTGACAGATACAACATGCATGACATAATCATGATGAAAAAGTCcctcaattttttataaatatagttTAGTTTAATAGGAGAAGTTCTATAAAAAGcaaaaactttaattaataaaaatatgataGTAGTAATTAATAGCATAGAGTGTTGAAACAAGGCTTACACATTGAGTGAATTCCATTTTCTTGTAATCCTCCCAATTCAATTCTTTCTGAGCTGACTCTTGTTTTGCTCTGGCAATCATAAGGTGCTCTTCCTGACCATACCCATTATTTcacaaacaaacaaattaataaacaaataacaacaacaaaattaaattaatttggtGTTTGGCAAGATGAGATTGACTCATAGCTAATTAGCGACTAATTTTAAACACGATTAATTAGTAGTAAATTGGATAACTCATGACATTTTACCATAATATAAATGTTAAACGATTTGACAATTAATGATTTATTTGTAGCtgcataaaatttaaattgccCGACAATTAATTTTGCCGacaactcgtcttgtatgattaataattatgtctgtaattgattactttaacatTATAGATAGTTAAATATATGTAtaccattttatttaaaaaattgttattttttaacaaacaacccaaaaataaaaattaatgaaaaagagaaaagaaaagaaagctTACTCTTAATTGCTGAACAGAAGAAGGGGAGCCCTCCAAGAAAAAGATGGCTAATGCAATGGATACAGAAGAAGTCTCATGACCAGCAAACAGTAAACTCAGAATCAAGTCTAATATTTGTTCTGTTGATAGATTTGAATGTTTTAAAACCCACCCAAGTagatcatcttcatcttccataTTCCTTTCTccactttcattcttcatcttctttaaCTTTTCCTCCATTTTCCTTTCTATAAAATCTAGTATGTTTTTTCTTGACTGTCAATTAATTAATCATATTTCATTAGCTAATTACCTCTATTTAATGAGGAATTTAAAGAATTAaactttttaatatatttattattataataattacctTAAGTGCTGTTCTGTAAGGACTTCCTGGCAAATTGATAGGAGCTGATACAACTCctttcataaaattaatatattcttTCTTTAGTTGCTCTGTTTCTTCTTCACCATGATCCAAACTCAGTATTTGCTTTGCCATCACATTGAATGTGAACTACGAAATAAAcccaaattaaaaatgaattaaaataataaatcataaTCTCGTACttcatatgttatatattcaatCACGCTATTTTACGTATGAACTCTTAATTCATTTGAAATAACACGCGGATGAGATTTGATTTTATGACCCATTTATTATATTAGTTCTAATCCAAGTAAACTAACTgaactaaaagtttaaacagatgattgaaatttattttattcggtaaaagagaaataaatgaaatgaaagataCCTTCTTGGCTTCATCTTGAGCAGAGAAAGTGGAATTCTCAATCCAAGAATTAAGAACAATGAGAGTATGTCTTTCAACTTCTTTGATAAGATAATTTTTAAGTCTACTATGGcttaagaaattcaaagaaatatTCCTCATATCTCTATGAATATCACCATTTAAAACCAACATAGACCATTTTCCAAGTATACCATCAATGCTACTAGGATAGCTACTTTCAAACATTCtcccttcattttgaaatataaatcTATTCAACCCTGCATCTGCTGATACAATTGTTGGTTCACCAAACAAATTTGCCCTgtaaatttttccaaacctgCAAAAACCTTTAATTGTTATTACAGATTCAATTTAGTCTCATTTAATTTGATGACATTTTAATCCTAATTgtatttaatcaaaaattataaaatgatgataataataataataatctttacaCCGACAccaatcaaacaagattttatGTGACTATGTTTtgacttatagattaaaaataaaatacaaattaaaagtaataaataaataatgcccaaaaataaatgggactaTCGACTTGGATAGGAGgagtaatatttaaaaaaaccgAGGGAAATATACTGAATACGATGATATGATTTTTACCTTGCTATGTGATTTTCCATGAATTTTCCAATGGTGGTAGCAGGATGAGGCTTTAAATACCCAAAAGTTTCACCAATAAAGGGTAAACCTTTATTACCAGGAGGAAGATTTAGGGAAGGCTTTTTGGTTTTAAACAAGTTGAAGGTCCAAGATAAAGCCAAAACAAAAGGGAGAAGGTACAAGAAGAATTCTAAGTCAGACATGAGTATGAGATTGAAAAGCTTGGGATTAGCTTGATTATTTGTCCTTTTAATTTTTGGATTTCTCTTTCTATCTCTAGAGTTTTTGAGTCCAACCTACAGATGGACTGACAAAAAAGAGAGAAGAAGAGAGTGTTTGAACTTTGAAGGGAAGAactatgaatgaatgaatgaggtacaacaaaacacaataacAAGACAAATGAACTTATGTTTACTTGAATTTACTTTGGAGCCAATTAGGGGGTTTATATAGCAAGCTTTTGTGTCTTTTTCTTAGCTAGCAATGAAAAGCAATTTTTTTGGTGTGtataataaatgatttttattgagttttgtttttttagattttgagttatgactttcaattatttagttttttagttaaataacaaaaatagtgTTACGTatataattttaagtttaatgaaaaactgaattttaaatcaaaactaaatacTGTGTAAATTTTTAGTGATTTTTGACTAACATTTTCTTTGATTAATGATCAACAACTAACAActaatttttcaatcaaaaaaccaaaaaatagaAAACTCATAATACTACCATATGGAGTCTGTATTTTTTTTACTACACATCTTCGTGACAAAGGGCATTTTGATATTGGCAACTAAACCCATACTAATGCCCAAaaatatcaacaaaaaaaattatatataccaatttTACTTCAAAGAACACGTTAAGGCGTTcgttaataaaaataattaatatatagaagtgtaaattagaaaacaaaaaaagacaCATACATATAATATTCATGCAtgatttgatgataaatttaaaattttatgttatattaggaaataaaatttattcttataaatttaaaaatatattttaattcactATTTAAACAAATTTATATCCTTATCAACATACGTCCGCAAGCATTGCTGGTCAGAAAGATTAAATACAAATCATACCTTATACTAAAAAGTTTGGAAATTTTCAAGTGTCACATTTTAGGAAAGTTTGCCTAATGAAACTCATGTATTGGCCAAAAAATAATGACATggcatttgattttttaactaATATCTTACCATTTAATATTCTTTAACtatcatttatttatagttaaattgagtaaattaaaatatataatatattacataatatattgttgacaatttttaaaattacagaGTTAATATATACATGTAACTGTTAAAATTGAGTGTTTCTACAACATAATATctttcactttatttttttaatattatgtcAATGCTAAGAAAATCATACATTGTACGAGTTTCTACACTAATAgtctatatattttaaaagaataaagaattcaataattaattaatgttgACATAATTAGTAAAACAAGTTTAGTCTAGTATTATTCTATTTATGCAAATTAGGAATAAGATAACACTCTTTCAAAgggtaataaaataatatcctAACTATCCCATccaaaaagataaataatatcATAGTAGATGtaatattaatatgataatatccTTCCTAAAATAGAAGATGTAATATCCCCAACTTAATACAATATCCtaacttaaattttttctttgatttatgTCTTGTTATTTGGTTAATTTGTTCTTGTCTTGTTATTgtcttacctattataaataacgaattgtttatattttaaagGTCATTTTCGAACTAAGAGTTAGTCACACAGGATGcaatatctttttcttttgataaGAATATGATAATTTGTCATTCTTCAAACTCGCATcagattttaattataattatatgacGAATTATAAtgcaaattttattatatacaaacatttttatttaattttttaattaaacttttagACTGTCAAATGCTTTTTTGCaattagaaatttatttaaataaacatACAATACTTGAAcggtttaaattttataactaAAAAATTTGGTATATTTCGAACCCATAGAGAAATGAGTAGGACAACTAGCATACATTCGTAGAAGTATATTTTTTGTTACAAGATGAAGGTAGGCAGGACGGTACATTTCTACGTATATTTGACTTCAGTTTTTTCTATTGTTGACTTCACAAAAATATACACTTCCTATTTCCTAATATTTATCTACTTAAAGCGATAAGTTTTTAAATTAActttctataaaaataaaacagaaaacatctcgtttgatctactttaacaaaataataataataatataatggaGTCACAGCCAATAGTTATCCAGCATTAAGTGATACTTCATAATAAGGATTGCTATATGGACAAGTGGAAGTATCTTTGCACGGGTGACGGGCCTGACGGCCAAATTAATGATAAGCACCGGGTTAATAATTTGAGCCTCATGCCTTATTATGCTTCTAAGTTGTACTTCTATCTAATAACTTTTCAACCACTCTTTTAAAATACCGTCTTATAATAacgattaaataactttaaataaagagcttatatttttataaatatgagTTATTCAACTCAAGTATAATAAACGTAACTCAACTCAAGTATAATAAACGTCTTTCGATAAGACTGtttcatataattatttatgataatttttttcaattagagTCTTAACAGTTAACTCAGTTGGAgctagtattattttttttggattaatcaaattaaaattgaatctcATCTAGCTTTTTCCTTCCTCGGCCTATCTtatattctaaaaaaataattttttatgtattattttaatatttattcctttttttgtgatcaaataACTTAAGCTTAGCTAGCAGGGGGCCATTTTCCTCTCTGTATCTGATCTTATCATTCAATAGCAATCAACATTGCAATGATTCATGCAATTTAGATTTGCTCTCAACGGTGTAAAGATACATCACTCCaattttctcatttcttttttaaGATCAATCtaacttgaaaaaaaagataattataaGCAATAGTAGTACTAAATAATACTCTCAGTCCCTTTttgattataataaataaattaaataatattgtgagaataatattaataaaatgtgCAGATGAAAATACAATAATACAATAGAGACATTTTCATAAATAGAAATCACAGCAAAATCAAAGAGATAACTAAAAAGTAAAGTGTGATGAATTTATATGGACAAGGGGAGTATTTCTTTGAATTTGCtcaataaaatcataaaagCTCTTACTTTTATGTAGTAAatttaaagaatgaaaaatatatCTTTAAATTAAACACAGACTTTTTATTTCTAAAATGTTTGATAGAGTCAtaaatttcaaactttttttacaaatcattattcattatatCCGATAATCAAGCTCGGATTTATTCAATTAGAGAAGTTTGATTGAATTTTTCTACTATTGGATTTGTTTTCATTCACTAATTTCTTTTGATTGCTTAGCTTATTTGAAAGGAATGTGCATAATGGACCTATTTGACTTctctaaatgaaaaaaaaaaataggaaaatgatTTATGCATGGAACACGTCATAATAATTACTTTTTTGTTAGACTTGATTTTAAgtataatttacattttatttatgattggTCTTCTATGGATTTAgtttacatatatattttttgttatatatatatatatatatatatatatatatatatatatatatatatatatatatatatatatatatatatatatatatatatatatatattcttctatttggatataatatataatatgaaTTTTCTAATCTATACAAATAGTGCATATGTTTAGACActaattttgataattattttaaatttaatagaaaGTATAATTTGAAATAGGTATATGTAATGATAATTTAAAAAActgtatatattaatatatttatttcagCAAACatatatcataataataaaattaatttagttcTACTATCACTTTACAATATTCAGTGCATTTACCTGTAAAATTAAGCTAGTTACACCTAGCTATTGTGTTAAGGTGAGGAAAATGGAGATCAAATCTCAGTTAATACTACATAGTATCGTGTGATTAacgtttaattgaattttccGACATAgttatagaaattaaaattttaagaaataaattttatagtaTAGTTATATTTCATTCACTCTGAAtagttgtatatattatataaattgtatgatttgtatcatattttgcattgtgcgtgtaaataatttaaaattttagtttatgacaaataaatcacaacaaaagacaatagatttgatcatatattttatataattttatttacatggcgtatataatacaaaattatgagtttttttaataaaaaaacagcATACCAATTTAtgctaacaaaataaatattatattaatttatataaagtatcacaactattaataacacatttcaaaatcaaatttaacataaaaacaTGTAAACTTATTTTCTAaaagttttaatgaaaaaaataagttttgtcttaaaaaatataattgacttACATAGAGATAGTCACAACCTAAATGATATTAGAATTAAACACTACATTCAATACACtaaataatattcatttaataaataaaattaaaaggaatttataaataattgtaaaataagaaata from Amaranthus tricolor cultivar Red isolate AtriRed21 chromosome 3, ASM2621246v1, whole genome shotgun sequence includes:
- the LOC130807369 gene encoding steroid (22S)-hydroxylase, with protein sequence MSDLEFFLYLLPFVLALSWTFNLFKTKKPSLNLPPGNKGLPFIGETFGYLKPHPATTIGKFMENHIARFGKIYRANLFGEPTIVSADAGLNRFIFQNEGRMFESSYPSSIDGILGKWSMLVLNGDIHRDMRNISLNFLSHSRLKNYLIKEVERHTLIVLNSWIENSTFSAQDEAKKFTFNVMAKQILSLDHGEEETEQLKKEYINFMKGVVSAPINLPGSPYRTALKSRKNILDFIERKMEEKLKKMKNESGERNMEDEDDLLGWVLKHSNLSTEQILDLILSLLFAGHETSSVSIALAIFFLEGSPSSVQQLREEHLMIARAKQESAQKELNWEDYKKMEFTQCVISETMRLGNVVRFLHRKALKDVRYKGYDIPSGWKVLPVLAAVHLDPTLYPNPQVFNPWRWQQNSGSVQGGTPSSATATITATSSNPSGNNFMPFGGGQRLCPGSELAKLEMAIFIHHLVLNFKWKIVEKDQAFVYPFVEFPKGLPIQVQRINIEL